The Microtus pennsylvanicus isolate mMicPen1 chromosome 19, mMicPen1.hap1, whole genome shotgun sequence genome includes a region encoding these proteins:
- the Cpa2 gene encoding carboxypeptidase A2, which produces MRLILLLGALLGHVYCQETFVGDQVLEIIPSNEEQITTLMQLEAEEHLQLDFWKSPTIPRQKVHVRVPFSNVQTVKVFLESQGIAYSIMVEDVQVLLDQEREEMLLNQRRERGGNFNFGAYHTLDEINQEMDNLVAEHPGLVSKVNIGSSFENRPMNVLKFSTGGDKPAIWLDAGIHAREWVTQATALWTANKLASDYGTDPSITSLLDTLDIFLLPVTNPDGYVYSHTTNRMWRKTRSKLSGSFCAGVDPNRNWDANFGGPGASSSPCSDSYHGPKANSEVEVKSIVDFIKSHGQVKAFITLHSYSQLLMYPYGYKCTKPDNSVELDEVAQKAAKSLTGLHGTKYKVGPICSVIYQASGGSIDWAYDIGIKYSFAFELRDTGSYGFLLPAKQILPTAEETWLGLKTIMEHVRDHPY; this is translated from the exons ATGAGGTTGATCCTGTTATTGGGTGCCCTACTGGGGCATGTCTACTGTCAAGAAACATTTGTGGG GGACCAAGTTCTTGAGATCATCCCCAGTAATGAAGAGCAGATTACAACTCTGATGCAATTGGAGGCTGAAGAGCATCTTCAG CTTGACTTTTGGAAATCACCCACCATCCCCAGGCAAAAAGTCCACGTCCGAGTCCCCTTTAGCAACGTCCAGACAGTCAAAGTGTTCCTTGAGTCCCAGGGGATTGCTTATTCCATCATGGTTGAAGACGTTCAA GTTCTGTTGGATCAAGAGCGTGAAGAAATGCTGCTCAATCAGCGAAGAGAGCGAGGTGGTAACTTCAACTTTGGGGCCTACCATACCTTGGACGAG ATTAACCAAGAAATGGATAACCTCGTGGCTGAGCACCCTGGTCTAGTGAGCAAAGTGAATATCGGTTCATCTTTTGAGAATCGGCCCATGAATGTGCTCAAG TTCAGCACGGGAGGAGACAAGCCAGCCATCTGGCTAGACGCGGGCATCCACGCTCGAGAGTGGGTTACTCAAGCCACGGCTCTGTGGACAGCAAATAAG CTTGCTTCTGATTATGGAACTGATCCATCCATCACTTCCCTTCTGGATACCCTGGatatcttcctgctgcctgtcacAAACCCTGATGGATATGTGTACTCCCACACCACT AATCGTATGTGGCGAAAGACCCGGTCTAAACTGTCTGGAAGCTTCTGTGCTGGTGTGGATCCTAATCGGAACTGGGATGCAAATTTCGGAG GACCGGGAGCCAGTAGCAGCCCTTGCTCTGATTCGTACCATGGACCCAAGGCCAACTCTGAAGTTGAAGTGAAATCCATAGTAGACTTCATCAAGAGTCATGGCCAAGTCAAAGCTTTCATTACGCTCCACAGCTACTCCCAACTGCTCATGTACCCCTACGGCTATAAATGCACCAAGCCAGATAACTCTGTTGAGCTG GATGAAGTGGCCCAAAAGGCTGCCAAGTCTCTGACAGGACTGCATGGCACCAAGTACAAAGTGGGGCCAATCTGCTCCGTCATCT ACCAAGCCAGTGGCGGAAGCATCGACTGGGCCTATGATATTGGCATCAAATACTCATTTGCCTTTGAACTGAGAGACACAGGCTCATATGGCTTCCTCCTGCCAGCCAAGCAGATCTTGCCCACGGCAGAAGAAACCTGGCTTGGCCTGAAGACCATCATGGAGCATGTACGAGACCACCCCTATTAG